Proteins encoded within one genomic window of Humulus lupulus chromosome 1, drHumLupu1.1, whole genome shotgun sequence:
- the LOC133791181 gene encoding uncharacterized protein LOC133791181 produces MPFTMKIQPIDYHTQAEEPTRLIEPAKPVVKTSRFKRLFERQFTSVLRLSAPAPLVEKAGSGDEPHFIKEANNNGSGELQFEPSSVCLAKMVQNFIEGGGGNEKQFSAPKCGRSRCNCFNGSCNDGSEDDLDLFNGIGHDSNFFNSGEGCEALKGLVLCSSVSERNLLADTARIVDRNKICKRKDEICRTIVTDGLLALGYDASICKSRWEKSPSYPAGEYEYIDVIIDGERLIIDVDFRSEFEIARPTKTYKTILQTLPYIFIGKADRLQRIIPVVAEAAKQSLKKKGMPVPPWRKADYIKAKWLSSHTRNAPPCCGGESGPSYRCCNSVDKKTESGEVDEEKSKALKEWIVVPRQHIGFGVKKKVTGLASVMADEP; encoded by the exons ATGCCATTCACGATGAAGATCCAGCCAATCGATTATCACACTCAGGCTGAGGAGCCGACTCGGTTAATCGAACCAGCTAAACCGGTGGTGAAGACGTCGCGGTTCAAGCGACTCTTTGAGCGGCAGTTCACGAGTGTCTTGAGACTTTCTGCGCCTGCGCCGTTGGTTGAGAAGGCCGGCAGCGGAGACGAACCGCATTTCATCAAAGAAGCGAACAACAACGGCTCCGGCGAGCTGCAGTTCGAGCCAAGCTCTGTGTGCTTAGCGAAGATGGTTCAGAATTTCATTGAGGGAGGTGGTGGAAACGAAAAACAATTTTCTGCGCCAAAGTGTGGCCGGAGTCGCTGCAACTGCTTCAACGGGAGCTGTAACGATGGTTCCGAAGACGATTTGGACTTGTTCAATGGTATCGGTCACGAttccaatttcttcaattctgGAGAGGGTTGTGAAGCTCTCAAG GGTTTGGTTCTTTGCTCGAGTGTCAGCGAAAGGAATTTGTTAGCAGATACTGCTAGAATCGTTGATCGGAACAAGATCTGTAAGCGTAAAGACGAAATTTGCAGAACGATCGTTACTGATGGATTATTGGCTCTCGGATACGACGCTTCAATCTGCAAATCTCGTTGGGAAAAATCCCCCTCCTATCCCGCCG GAGAATACGAATACATAGACGTTATAATCGACGGCGAACGATTGATAATCGACGTTGATTTCAGATCAGAGTTTGAAATCGCTCGACCAACCAAGACCTATAAGACAATTCTCCAAACCCTACCGTACATATTCATCGGAAAAGCCGACCGGCTCCAGAGGATTATTCCGGTGGTGGCGGAGGCGGCGAAGCAGAGCTTAAAGAAGAAAGGAATGCCTGTTCCGCCGTGGAGAAAGGCTGATTACATCAAAGCCAAGTGGCTGTCTTCTCACACACGAAACGCTCCTCCCTGCTGCGGCGGCGAGTCCGGTCCGAGTTATCGATGCTGTAACTCAGTGGATAAGAAGACCGAGTCGGGTGAGGTGGACGAGGAAAAATCGAAAGCTCTGAAGGAATGGATAGTGGTGCCGAGACAGCATATTGGTTTTGGGGTGAAGAAGAAGGTGACTGGTTTGGCTTCTGTCATGGCCGATGAGCcatga